The region TAACTCCACCAAAACGGCCCATCACCGTGGAAGAAATGAAAGTAGCGGAGTTAGAAATTCTCAAGAGTGTTCAGAAGCACCACTTCGCCAAAGAATTTTACTCACTTTCCAAATCTGCAAGTAAAGGCGTGCCCCATGTTAGAAAAAGTAGCTGCCTTAGGAGACTGGACCCAGTTCTCATCGATGGCCTTCTGCGCGTTGGCGGACGACTGAGTCTAGCGTcaaaaccatttgattatcaGCACCAGATCATTTTACCAAAGAATGATCACGTATCCAACCTATTGGTCGAGCACTATCATCAGATGTCCGGGCATTCTGGTAGAGAATACGTGTTGAGTCTCCTACGCGAGGGTTTCTGGGTCGTCAAAGGAAGTTCCGCAGTTAGGAAAGTGTTATTGAGGTGCACACGTTGTAGGCGTCACCAAGGCCCTCTGTGCGAGCAGAAAATGGCCGATCTCCCCGTGGATCATCTAACCGCAGATCAACCGCCCTTTACGTCAGTCGGTGTTGATTATTTTGGCCCCCTTCAAGTGCGACGCGGACGAAGCCTTCTCAAAAGATATGGAGTTATCTTCACCTGCCTTGCAATTCGAGCTGTGCACATTGAAGTAGCCCACAGCCTAGACACCGACTCCTTTCTCTTAGCTCTAAGACGATTTATAGCAAGAAGAGGTCAGGTCAAGCAAATACGATCAGATAACGGCACAAATTTCACTAGCGGCGAAAAGGAACTCCGCGATTCCATTAACGCCTGGAATAAAGAGAAAATTCGTGAGAATATGCTGCAAAGGAATATTGAGTGGTCTTTTAATCCCCCACTCGGCTCACATTATGGCGGCGTTTGGGAGCGTTGCATTCGCACGACTAGAAAGATTCTACAAGCCCTCCTCCGAGAGCAAATCATCGACGATGAAAGCCTCACGACTTTGCTAAGTGAAGTTGAAAGTATTATGAACGGCCGTCCAATCACTAAAATTTCCAGTGACCCGTGGGATCAAGAGCCGCTGACACCCAATCACTTGTTGCT is a window of Montipora foliosa isolate CH-2021 chromosome 5, ASM3666993v2, whole genome shotgun sequence DNA encoding:
- the LOC138002384 gene encoding uncharacterized protein, whose product is MSVLRYIKNESKRFHTFVVNRIAVIRDGSHPDQWRHVVRYLNPGDDLSRGLSAEALLNSNRWLKGPAFLWLPKEFWPLGPLSLGSVLDTDPEVKVKAKVNVTSVTQSLCPLIEYFRRTSSWYRLKKSVAWILRYRENLLTASQSKKPIKSTLTPPKRPITVEEMKVAELEILKSVQKHHFAKEFYSLSKSASKGVPHVRKSSCLRRLDPVLIDGLLRVGGRLSLASKPFDYQHQIILPKNDHVSNLLVEHYHQMSGHSGREYVLSLLREGFWVVKGSSAVRKVLLRCTRCRRHQGPLCEQKMADLPVDHLTADQPPFTSVGVDYFGPLQVRRGRSLLKRYGVIFTCLAIRAVHIEVAHSLDTDSFLLALRRFIARRGQVKQIRSDNGTNFTSGEKELRDSINAWNKEKIRENMLQRNIEWSFNPPLGSHYGGVWERCIRTTRKILQALLREQIIDDESLTTLLSEVESIMNGRPITKISSDPWDQEPLTPNHLLLLRSESPMPPGLFRKEDLLSRRRWRQVQYLADIFWKRWSKEYIPLLQSRQKWLRPRRNIAVGDVVAVECSHRNSWLLGKVVEVFPDKKGLVRRVKVKVKSSVLERPVDKLCLIVEGQELERAEH